One genomic segment of Primulina tabacum isolate GXHZ01 chromosome 9, ASM2559414v2, whole genome shotgun sequence includes these proteins:
- the LOC142554975 gene encoding uncharacterized protein At4g15545 translates to MLSKESGGGPKLDLPEELLEVLPADPFEQLDVARKITSIALSTRVNALESEASVLRQEVARKDTLISNLESQIESLEASLDDASDKLGQVQQEKERLMKENTQLSSTVKKLNRDVTKLEAFRKTLMRSLQDEEDNPANVQKAATKYDSCYQEDDAASMRSQFSDYASNSYSDDTESETLRPRVSQGLLLASQTSGTPRFTPPGSPPSLSASVTPTRTPKPLSPRRHSVSFTAARGFFDDKSSSLSSMPSSKYGLMSGLDTGPQTGRTRVDGKEFFRQVRTRLSYEQFGEFLANVKELNSHKQTKEETLRKADEIFGPDNKNLYVVFEGLISRNIN, encoded by the exons ATGCTGTCGAAAGAATCTGGAGGCGGCCCCAAGTTGGACCTTCCCGAGGAACTACTGGAGGTTTTGCCTGCCGATCCGTTCGAACAGCTCGATGTCGCGCGGAAGATCACCTCCATTGCACTGTCGACCCGTGTCAACGCACTCGAGTCGGAGGCTTCCGTCCTCCGCCAGGAGGTGGCTCGCAAAGACACTCTAATTTCCAACCTAGAATCGCAGATTGAGTCACTTGAAGCCTCGCTCGACGACGCGTCAGATAAGCTCGGTCAAGTTCAGCAGGAAAAG GAACGCTTGATGAAGGAGAACACGCAACTGAGCAGTACCGTGAAAAAGCTGAATAGGGATGTTACAAAG TTGGAGGCCTTTAGAAAGACACTCATGCGATCTCTACAAGATGAAGAAGACAACCCT GCAAATGTTCAGAAAGCTGCTACCAAATACGATTCATGTTATCAAG AGGATGATGCAGCTTCAATGCGTAGCCAATTCTCAGATTATGCCAGTAACTCATATTCTGACGACACAGAGTCTGAAA CTTTAAGGCCACGTGTATCACAGGGCCTGTTGCTAGCATCCCAAACTAGCGGCACACCTCGGTTCACGCCTCCTGGTTCCCCTCCAAGTCTATCTGCATCTGTAACGCCAACTAGGACACCCAAACCATTGTCTCCAAGGCGACACTCGGTTTCATTTACAGCAGCGAGAGGGTTCTTTGATGATAAGTCTTCTTCATTGTCTTCTATGCCATCTAGCAAGTACGGTTTGATGTCAGGCTTGGATACAGGACCCCAAACAG GAAGAACCCGTGTAGACGGAAAAGAATTCTTCCGTCAagtcag AACTCGGTTATCATACGAGCAGTTTGGGGAGTTTCTAGCAAATGTCAAGGAACTAAATTCCCATAAGCAAACAAAAGAG GAAACTTTAAGGAAGGCTGATGAAATCTTTGGCCCCGATAACAAAAATCTTTATGTTGTGTTCGAGGGCTTGATCTCACGTAATATCAACTGA